GGCTGTCGTTCGGTCACTTTGAGAGCGATCCCGTGCGGCCATGAACGGACGACGTCCACCGAGTCGATTCGCGGCAATTTCTGCCGGAGCCTGGCCGCCATCGCATCGGTGTCGACTGAAATCAACGGTGCGCCGATCGGTACGGCGGCGGCCGACTTGACCTCGTCCGGGGTCAGAACCTCCGTCCCGGAGACCTTGACCCGCTCGACGCGCAGCCAAGTGGAGCCGTAAAGCAGCCAGATTCCGCCCGCCGTGAGCAGCAGGGCGAGCGCCAGCACCAGGATCACCAGGCGCCGGCCGGGGCGGCGGAGGCCGCCCCGGGGACCGCGTCCCGCGGGCGGGCGGCCGTCCGCCGGGGCCCCGCCCCGCTGGGCTCCGCGCTGTGCAGTCTGGGCACTTGTGGGGCCGGCCACGCTCGCTCCTCGCTGGGTCACGCGCCGCGGCGTGCGGCAATCGCCTCGTACACCATGCCGACGAGCAGGTCGTCGGCGTCCCTGCGGCCGAACTCGGCGGCTGCGCGGGACATCTCGAACAGACGGTGCGGATCGGCGAGCACCGGAAGGACGTTGCCCTGCACCCACTCGGGGGTGAGCTGTGCGTCGTCCACCAGCAGGCCGCCGCCCGCGTTGATCACCGGCTGGGCGTTGAGCCGCTGTTCGCCGTTGCCGATGGGCAGCGGGACATAGGCGGCGGGGAGCCCGACGGCGGTGAGTTCGGCCACGGTCATCGCGCCGGCCCGGCAGAGCATCATGTCGGCCGCGGCGTACGCGAGGTCCATGCGGTCCACGTACGGTACCGGGATGTACGGCGGCATACCCGGCATGTTGTCGACACGCGGCAGCTCGTTCTTGGGGCCGACCGCGTGCAGGATCTGGATGCCGGAGCGCTGGAGCACCGGGGCGACCTGCTGGACAACCTCGTTGAGGCGCCGGGCTCCCTGCGATCCGCCGGAGACCAGCAGGGTGGGCAGGTTGGGGTCGAGGCCGAACGCGGCGCGCGCTTCCGGGCGTACGGCCGCGCGGTCGAGGGTGGCGATGGTGCGGCGCAGCGGGATGCCGATGTAGCGGGCGCCGCGCAGTTTGCTGTCGGGGGTGGAGACGGCCACGGCGGCCGCGTACCGCGAGCCGATCTTGTTGGCCAGGCCGGGGCGGGCGTTGGCCTCGTGGACGATGATCGGCACGCCGAGGCGCTTGGCCGCGAGGTAGCCGGGCAGGGCGACGTAGCCGCCGAAGCCGACGACGCAGTCCGCCTTCGTACGCTCCAGGATCTGCTCGGCGGCCTTGATGGTGCCGCGCAGCCGCCCGGGGACGGTGATCAGTTCGGGGGTGGGCCTGCGCGGCAGCGGTACGGCGGGGATCAGCCCGAGTTCGTAACCCCTCTCGGGGACGAGACGGGTCTCAAGGCCGCGTTCCGTGCCGAGGGCGGTGATGCCCACGGTCGGGTCCTGCCTGCGCAGGGCATCCGCGAGGGCGAGCGCCGGCTCGATGTGGCCGGCGGTCCCCCCACCGGCGAGTACGACATGCACCGAAATTCACCGCTCTCCGGACGGACGCTTCTTGACGCGCCGTCTCATCGACTTCCATCTCACCCCGGGCCTCCGCATGGCGAGGGCCGCCTTCGCGCCCGGTTCCTCCCGCGCGAACGCGATGAGCAACCCGACCGCGAACATGGTCGGCAGCAGGGCGGAGCCCCCGTAGGAGAACAGCGGGAGCGGGACACCGGCGATCGGCAGCAGGCCGAGCACCGCACCGATGTTGATCACTGCCTGAGCGGTGATCCAGGTGGTCACACCTCCCGCTGCGTACCTCACGAAGGGGTCCTCCGTGCGTCCGGCCACGCGGATACCCGCATAGCCTAGAGCCGCGAACAGGGCGAGTACTGACAGCGTCCCCGCCAGCCCCAGTTCCTCACCGGTGACGGCGAAGATGAAGTCGTTGTGGGGCTCGGGGAGTTGACCCCATTTTTCCACACTCGCACCGAGTCCGGATCCGAACCATCCGCCGGACGCCAGGGCGTAGATTCCGTGCACCGCCTGCCAGCACTGGCCCTGGGGGCCGATGTCGGTGGCGCCGATGCAGTTGAGGCGCGACATCCGGTTGGGGTTGCTGCTGATCAGTATGAATCCGAGGAATCCGGCGAAGGCGAGCACGCCCGCGAAGAGCCGGGTGGGTGCGCCGGCCAGCCAGAGCAGGCCGAAGAGGATCGCGGTCAGCACGATCGCCGTACCCATGTCGCCGCCGAGCATGATCAGCCCGAGCAGCATGAAGGCGACCGGGACGAGCGGCACCAGCATGTGCTTCCACTGGGTCAGCAGCTTCTTGTCCTGCTTGCGGGCGAGCAGGTCGGCGCCCCACAGGATGAGGGCGAGCTTGCCGAACTCGCTGGGCTGGAGCATGAACGGGCCGCCGAGCGAGATCCAGTTGCGGTTGCCGCCCTGGGAGACCCCTATGCCGGGGATCTGCACGAGGCACATCGCGAAGACCGTGCCCGCGAGGAGCGGGTAGGTGAACGCCCGCAGCAGCTTCAGCGGGACGCGGGTGGCGATGACCATCAGGCCGGAGCCGAGGACCGCGGCGAGGAGCTGCTTGCGGAAGAAGTACGAACCGGGCAGGTCCAGCTCCAGCGCCTTGATCATCGAGGCGGAGTAGACCATCACCAGGCCGAGCACCAGGATCAGCAGGCCGGCGCCGACGATGAGGTAGTACGCCGTCAGCGGCCGGTCCCAGGTGCGGCGCGCCTGGTCGTACAGTCCGCGTGCCCGCGCGACGGGGTTGTTGCCCCGCGGTCGCGACGGCGGCGTCGAGCGGCGCGGGGCGGCAGGGCGGCGTGCTGTCCCTGTGCCACCACGCCCGCCTCTGTCATTGGCCGGCATGTCCCTGTCCCCTCCAGCGGCCGACTACTGGCTCTCGGCGGCCAACTCGCGTACTGCGTCGGCAAAGGCCTCGCCGCGCTTGTTGTAGTTGGCGAACATGTCCATCGAGGCACAGGCGGGGGCCATCAGTACGGTGTCCCCCGGCTTCGCGAGCCCTGCCGCTTCGCGGACCGCCGCCGACATCGCCCCAGTGTCGGTCCGGTCGAGGTCGACCACCGGTACTTCCGGGGCGTGTCGCGCGAGGGCTTCGGCGATCAGGGCGCGCTCGGCGCCGATCAGTACGACACCACGGAGGTGTCCTGCGGCCCCTGCGACCAGTTCGTCGAAGGTCGCACCCTTGGCGAGGCCGCCGGCGATCCAGACGATGGATTCGTACGCGGCCAGGGAGGCCTGCGCGGCATGGGTGTTGGTGGCCTTGGAGTCGTCGATGTACGCGACGCCGCCGACGTCCGCGACATGCTCGATGCGGTGCGCGTCGGGGCGGAAGGCGCGCAGTCCGTCCCGTACGGCCGAAGGCTCCACTCCGTACGCACGCGCCAGGGCCGCCGCCGCAAGGGCGTTGGCGATGTTGTGCGGGGCCGGCGGGTTGATGTCGGCGACCTCGGCCAGCTCCTGGGCCTGCTTCTGGCGGTTGGTGACGAAGGCGCGGTCGACCAGGATGCCGTCCACGACGCCGAGTTGGGAGGGGCCGGGGGTCGCGAGGGTGAAGCCGATGGCGCGGCAGCCCTCTTCGACGTCGGCCTCGCGGACCAGGTCCTCGGTGGCCGGGTCGGCGACGTTGTAGACGCAGGCGACCGAATTGCCCTCGTAGATACGGCCCTTGTCGGCGGCGTACGCCTCCATGGAGCCGTGCCAGTCGAGGTGGTCGGGCGCCAGGTTCAGTACGGCCGCGGAGTGGGCGCGCAGCGAGGGCGCCCAGTGCAGCTGATAGCTGGACAGCTCGACGGCCAGGACGTCGTACGGCTCTTCGGCCAGGACCACGTCGATGATCGGGGTGCCGATGTTGCCGACGGCAGCCGTACGCAGCCCGGCCGCGGTCAGGATCGACGCGAGCATCTGGGTGGTGGTCGTCTTGCCGTTGGTGCCGGTGATCGCCAGCCAGGGAGCGGCTGGTTTTCCCGACGGGGTGGTTCCGCGGAGCTGCCAGGCGATCTCGACGTCGCCGACCACGTCCACGCCCGCCTCGGCGGCGGCCGCGAAGAGCGGGCTCTCCGGCTTCCAGCCGGGCGAGGTGACGACCAGGTCGGTGCCCTCGGGGAGGGTGGCCGCGTCGGCCAGGCGTACCGAAATGCCCTCGCCCCGCAGCTCGGTGGCGCGCAGGCGGTGCGTCTCGCTGTCGCCGCCGTCGACGACGGTCACCGAAGCGCCGAGGCCGGCCAGGGCGCGGGCGGCACTGATGCCGCTCACGCCGAGACCGGCGACGGTGATGTTCCTGCCGTGCCAAGTGGTCACTTGTCGGCTGCCCATCCTGCGTAGAAGAGTCCGAGTCCGACGATCACGCACATGCCCTGGATGATCCAGAAGCGGACCACCACAAGGACTTCGGACCAGCCCTTGAGTTCGAAGTGGTGCTGCAGTGGCGCCATCTTGAAGACGCGCTTGCCGGTCATCTTGAAGGAGCCGACCTGGATGACGACGGACATGGTGATGAGGACGAAGAGGCCGCCCAGGATCGCCATGAGGAATTCCGTACGGGAGCAGATCGCGAGACCCGCGAGTGCGCCGCCGAGGGCCAGCGAGCCTGTGTCACCCATGAAGATCTTGGCGGGCGAGGTGTTCCACCACAGGAAGCCGAAGCAGGCGCCCATCAGGGCCGAGGCGACGACGGCGAGGTCGAGCGGGTCGCGGACCTCGAAGCAGGCGCCGGGGTTGGTGAGGGTGGTGGCGTTGGCGCAGGACTCCTGGAACTGCCAGACACCGATGAAGGTGTACGCGCCGAAGACCATCACCGAGGCGCCGGTGGCCAGTCCGTCGAGGCCGTCGGTGAGGTTCACACCGTTGGACATCGCCAGGATCATGAACAGCGCCCAGACGACGAACAGCACCGGGCCGATCGACCAGCCGAAGTCCGTGACGAAGGAAAGCTTGGTGGAGGCTGCGGTGTTGCCGCGCGAGTCCGCGAACTGCAGGGCGAGGACCGCGAAGGCGATGCCGACGATCAGCTGGCCGGCCATCTTCGCCTTGGCCCGCAGGCCCAGCGAACGCTGCTTGACGATCTTGATGTAGTCGTCGAGGAAGCCGACCAGGCCCATGCCCGCCATGAGGAACAGGACGAGCAGACCCGAGAAGGTCGTGGGGGCGCCGGTGATCACCTTGGTGGCGAAGTACGCGATGAGCGTGGCCAGGATGAACGCGATGCCACCCATGGTCGGCGTACCGCGCTTGCCGTGGTGACCGCGCGGGCCGTCGTCACGGATGAACTGTCCGTACCCCTTGCGGGCCAGGAGCTTGATCAGCAGCGGGGTGCCGACCAGGGTCAGAAAGAGTCCGATGACTCCCGAGAAGAGAATCTGCTTCATCGGGTGGCGACCTCGCCCTCGGTGGCGCCCTCGACCAGCGCGAGTGCCACCTTTTCCAGGCCGATGGACCTGGAAGCCTTCACCAGCACGACGTCTCCTGCGCGCAGTTCACTGCGCAGCAGGTCGACGGCCGCCTGTGCGTCGGACACGTGCACCGACTCCTCACCCCACGAACCCTCGTTATAGGCGCCCAGTTGCAGCCAGGACGCTTCCCTGCCCCCGACTGCCACGAGCTTGCTGACGTTGAGCCGGACGGCGAGCCGTCCGACCGCGTCGTGCTCGGCGAGCGAATCGTCACCGAGTTCGGCCATGGGGCCGAGCACCGCCC
The sequence above is drawn from the Streptomyces sp. NBC_01465 genome and encodes:
- a CDS encoding cell division protein FtsQ/DivIB — translated: MAGPTSAQTAQRGAQRGGAPADGRPPAGRGPRGGLRRPGRRLVILVLALALLLTAGGIWLLYGSTWLRVERVKVSGTEVLTPDEVKSAAAVPIGAPLISVDTDAMAARLRQKLPRIDSVDVVRSWPHGIALKVTERQPVLLMKKAGEFTEVDAEGVRFATVERAPKRVPVLELTAGQSPSLLRFPVDRLIREAVQVAGELPAPVAKDTRTIRISSYDNVALELSGGRTVAWGSGEFGAAKARALTALMKAVPKASHFDVTAPTAPAASGS
- the murG gene encoding undecaprenyldiphospho-muramoylpentapeptide beta-N-acetylglucosaminyltransferase translates to MHVVLAGGGTAGHIEPALALADALRRQDPTVGITALGTERGLETRLVPERGYELGLIPAVPLPRRPTPELITVPGRLRGTIKAAEQILERTKADCVVGFGGYVALPGYLAAKRLGVPIIVHEANARPGLANKIGSRYAAAVAVSTPDSKLRGARYIGIPLRRTIATLDRAAVRPEARAAFGLDPNLPTLLVSGGSQGARRLNEVVQQVAPVLQRSGIQILHAVGPKNELPRVDNMPGMPPYIPVPYVDRMDLAYAAADMMLCRAGAMTVAELTAVGLPAAYVPLPIGNGEQRLNAQPVINAGGGLLVDDAQLTPEWVQGNVLPVLADPHRLFEMSRAAAEFGRRDADDLLVGMVYEAIAARRGA
- the murD gene encoding UDP-N-acetylmuramoyl-L-alanine--D-glutamate ligase, translated to MTTWHGRNITVAGLGVSGISAARALAGLGASVTVVDGGDSETHRLRATELRGEGISVRLADAATLPEGTDLVVTSPGWKPESPLFAAAAEAGVDVVGDVEIAWQLRGTTPSGKPAAPWLAITGTNGKTTTTQMLASILTAAGLRTAAVGNIGTPIIDVVLAEEPYDVLAVELSSYQLHWAPSLRAHSAAVLNLAPDHLDWHGSMEAYAADKGRIYEGNSVACVYNVADPATEDLVREADVEEGCRAIGFTLATPGPSQLGVVDGILVDRAFVTNRQKQAQELAEVADINPPAPHNIANALAAAALARAYGVEPSAVRDGLRAFRPDAHRIEHVADVGGVAYIDDSKATNTHAAQASLAAYESIVWIAGGLAKGATFDELVAGAAGHLRGVVLIGAERALIAEALARHAPEVPVVDLDRTDTGAMSAAVREAAGLAKPGDTVLMAPACASMDMFANYNKRGEAFADAVRELAAESQ
- the mraY gene encoding phospho-N-acetylmuramoyl-pentapeptide-transferase; the encoded protein is MKQILFSGVIGLFLTLVGTPLLIKLLARKGYGQFIRDDGPRGHHGKRGTPTMGGIAFILATLIAYFATKVITGAPTTFSGLLVLFLMAGMGLVGFLDDYIKIVKQRSLGLRAKAKMAGQLIVGIAFAVLALQFADSRGNTAASTKLSFVTDFGWSIGPVLFVVWALFMILAMSNGVNLTDGLDGLATGASVMVFGAYTFIGVWQFQESCANATTLTNPGACFEVRDPLDLAVVASALMGACFGFLWWNTSPAKIFMGDTGSLALGGALAGLAICSRTEFLMAILGGLFVLITMSVVIQVGSFKMTGKRVFKMAPLQHHFELKGWSEVLVVVRFWIIQGMCVIVGLGLFYAGWAADK
- the ftsW gene encoding putative lipid II flippase FtsW, whose protein sequence is MPANDRGGRGGTGTARRPAAPRRSTPPSRPRGNNPVARARGLYDQARRTWDRPLTAYYLIVGAGLLILVLGLVMVYSASMIKALELDLPGSYFFRKQLLAAVLGSGLMVIATRVPLKLLRAFTYPLLAGTVFAMCLVQIPGIGVSQGGNRNWISLGGPFMLQPSEFGKLALILWGADLLARKQDKKLLTQWKHMLVPLVPVAFMLLGLIMLGGDMGTAIVLTAILFGLLWLAGAPTRLFAGVLAFAGFLGFILISSNPNRMSRLNCIGATDIGPQGQCWQAVHGIYALASGGWFGSGLGASVEKWGQLPEPHNDFIFAVTGEELGLAGTLSVLALFAALGYAGIRVAGRTEDPFVRYAAGGVTTWITAQAVINIGAVLGLLPIAGVPLPLFSYGGSALLPTMFAVGLLIAFAREEPGAKAALAMRRPGVRWKSMRRRVKKRPSGER